A portion of the Lolium rigidum isolate FL_2022 chromosome 1, APGP_CSIRO_Lrig_0.1, whole genome shotgun sequence genome contains these proteins:
- the LOC124702177 gene encoding uncharacterized protein LOC124702177: protein MKNPIRPRALPLVLLLLLALVPSPEAAEPTTPGAQTRKIGRTAPSSVFSLFNLKPRSKFWTESVMRTDFDDLETAASRDSSINLLLNFTRAGTLANYMNLPEVDSIYLPIPVNFIFMGFDGKGGHEFKLGPEEMERWFTKIDHIFEHTRIPPVGEVLTPFYKTSVNKLKQYDLPLVSHVNHNFSVHAIHMGEDVMSVFEHAIKVLSRREDLMDPRENGVPFWQVDSDQMERLFSTLVDHLQIQEAYNIFILNPKPMENSNQYGYRKGFSESEINLLRENKTLQAQILQSRSGKNLYLDIEKGVNKRPLYESHPLSSFSWTTTDKLDMGDWSQKCKEALHNFELLNAGKSKYDIVYDKAVQILHGAKDELHDVLESALMSSDLKGLHAECLTDIWIGRNRFAFVDLSAGPFAWGPAVGGDGVRSELSLPNVAKTVGSVAEVTEEEAEERLQDTIRERFSSVGEDYHAVDILLAEIDVYELFSFKHCVGRRIQLALCKELEERMHDLKKELEGYNSGDSDETNKKKALDALKRMERWNLFKETSEEHHSYTVARDSFLAHLGSTLWGSMRHVIAPSVSHRSYHYYEKLSFQLYFVTQEKVRNIKQLPVNVKSITDGLSSLLLRSQKSMFTQHMLSLSEDPALMMAFSMACRAAAVPLLLVNGTYRSTVRAYLDSAILQHQLQKLSGQTSLKGEHSNHRSTLEVPIFWFIHSDPLILDKHYQAKALSNMVIVVQSDVDSWESHLQCNGKSILWDLRKPVKAAIAASAEYVSGLLPSHLVYSTAHETAFEDWTWSVGCNPLSVSSEGWQLSEFQQDVIARNYIITAVEESIRVVNSAIQRLRTERATEQGFKIFKTKESVMVEKYNSVVNVWRRVTFMSKGLRYGDVVKLMSSLEDASNGFSHAVNSTILNLHPTQCARGRKIDMQLDLTTIPAFIAVFVLLWFLLRPRRPKPKIN from the exons ATGAAGAACCCCATCCGGCCGCGCGCCCTCCCTCtcgtcctgctgctgctgctcgctctG GTTCCGTCCCCGGAGGCGGCCGAGCCCACCACGCCGGGGGCACAGACGCGCAAGATCGGCCGCACCGCCCCTTCCTCGGTGTTCTCGCTCTTCAACCTCAAGCCCCGGAGCAAGTTCTGGACCGAATCGGTCATGCGGACAG ACTTCGACGACTTGGAGACCGCAGCCTCGCGGGACTCCAGCATCAATTTGCTGCTCAACTTCACAAGAGCTG GCACCCTTGCAAACTATATGAATCTGCCAGAAGTTGATTCGATATATCTTCCAATCCCTGTGAATTTCATCTTTATGGGATTTGATGGAAAAGGAGGCCATG AGTTTAAGTTGGGTCCTGAAGAAATGGAGCGCTGGTTTACAAAAATAGACCACATATTTGAGCACACAAGAATTCCTCCAGTTGGAGAAGTTCTTACTCCGTTCTACAAGACTAGTGTCAATAAATTAAAGCAATATGATCTTCCTTTAGTGAGCCATGTGAATCACAA TTTTTCTGTGCATGCCATACACATGGGTGAAGATGTCATGTCTGTCTTTGAACATGCTATAAAAGTTCTATCACGCAGAGAAGATCTCATGGATCCCAG AGAAAATGGGGTGCCATTTTGGCAGGTGGACAGTGATCAAATGGAGCGTTTATTTTCAACACTTGTCGATCACCTTCAGATACAAGAAGCATACAACATCTTCATTCTTAACCCCAAACCTATGGAGAACAGTAATCAGTATGGTTATCG GAAGGGCTTCTCCGAGTCTGAGATCAACTTGCTCAGGGAG AATAAGACCCTGCAAGCTCAGATACTCCAATCTAGAAGTGGCAAAAATCTCTATCTTG ATATAGAAAAGGGAGTCAACAAAAGGCCCTTGTACGAAAGTCATCCTCTGTCATCGTTTTCGTGGACCACAACTGACAAGTTGGATATG GGGGATTGGTCACAAAAGTGCAAGGAAGCCTTACACAATTTTGAACTTTTGAATGCAGGAAAGAGTAAATATGACATTGTTTATGACAAAGCTGTTCAG ATATTACATGGTGCAAAAGATGAGCTGCATGATGTTCTAGAGAGCGCTCTCATGTCTAGTGATTTGAAGGGTCTCCATGCTGAATGCCTTACAGATATATGGATTGGCAGAAACAG GTTTGCTTTTGTTGATCTTAGTGCCGGGCCATTTGCCTGGGGCCCTGCTGTCGGTGGAGATGGTGTTCGTTCAGAACTTAGTCTGCCAAATGTGGCAAAGACTGTTGGGTCTGTTGCAG AAGTGACAGAAGAAGAGGCTGAAGAAAGACTACAAGACACAATCAGAGAAAGATTTTCTTCTGTTGGCGAG GATTACCATGCCGTGGATATCCTATTGGCAGAGATCGATGTGTATGAACTTTTTTCTTTCAAGCATTGCGTGGGAAGAAGGATACAACTTGCCCTTTGCAAAG AACTTGAAGAAAGAATGCATGATCTGAAAAAGGAACTGGAGGGTTACAATAGTGGAGATTCTGATGAAACTAATAAGAAGAAAGCTCTTGATGCACTGAAGAGGATGGAAAGATGGAACTTGTTTAAAGAAACCTCTGAG GAACATCATAGTTACACAGTGGCCCGCGATTCGTTTCTTGCACACCTGGGGTCAACATTATGGGGCTCTATGAGGCATGTAATTGCTCCATCTGTTTCTCACAGATCATACCATTACTATGAGAAGTTATCATTTCAGTTGTACTTCGTCACGCAAGAG AAAGTGAGGAATATAAAGCAGTTGCCTGTTAATGTGAAGTCCATCACGGACGGCCTTAGTTCTCTGTTATTACGGTCTCAGAAGTCAATGTTTACCCAACACAT GCTGTCATTGTCAGAGGATCCAGCATTGATGATGGCGTTTTCTATGGCATGCCGTGCAGCGGCGGTCCCACTTCTATTGGTTAACGGTACCTATAGGTCCACAGTTCGTGCATATCTTGATTCTGCTATTCTCCAACACCAGCTGCAGAAGTTAAGTGGGCAAACTTCACTTAAAG GAGAACATTCAAATCATAGGTCAACATTGGAGGTTCCAATATTCTGGTTCATACATAGTGACCCCCTAATACTGGATAAACATTATCAAGCTAAGGCTCTTTCAAACATGGTCATCGTAGTCCAGTCAGATGTTGATTCGTGGGAAAGTCACCTACAGTGCAATGGGAAGTCAATCTTATGGGATTTGAG GAAACCAGTTAAGGCTGCTATTGCTGCATCTGCTGAATATGTATCTGGTTTACTTCCATCACATTTGGTTTATAGCACAGCTCATGAAACTGCATTTGAG GACTGGACATGGTCTGTGGGTTGTAATCCCTTATCTGTGAGTTCTGAAGGCTGGCAACTTTCAGAGTTTCAGCAAGATGTGATTGCTCGGAATTATATTATTACCGCAGTGGAGGAATCTATACGAGTAGTCAATTCAGCAATTCAAAGATTGAGAACAGAGAGAGCAA CTGAACAaggcttcaaaattttcaagaCCAAGGAAAGCGTGATGGTTGAAAAGTACAATTCTGTTGTTAACGTGTGGAGAAGG GTCACATTTATGTCTAAAGGATTGCGGTATGGTGATGTGGTGAAGCTTATGTCATCGCTTGAGGATGCTTCAAATGG ATTTTCTCATGCTGTGAACTCAACCATCTTAAATCTACACCCTACGCAATGTGCCCGTGGAAGGAAGATTGATATGCAGCTAGACTTGACAACAATCCCTGCGTTCATTGCTGTTTTTGTGTTGCTTTGGTTTCTTCTGCGACCAAGGAGGCCGAAGCCCAAGATTAACTGA